One Thermosphaera aggregans DNA segment encodes these proteins:
- the prf1 gene encoding peptide chain release factor aRF-1, whose protein sequence is MRVDKQKLREIVRELKKWKAHATILLSLYVPPGRPVSDVLNMLRQELSITDNIKLKKTKSAVQRALSMAIDRLSKIPKIPDKGLVLFAGENPDTGESILVMLIPPEEVPVYFYRTDKHFHTEFLEEMVSESNIIGLLLIERDAATIGMLKGNRLKIVEELEDYIPGKHEKGGQSQRRYDRIIEQMVEEFYKRVGEHANRVFLPLHEQGKLKGILVGGPAYAKYDFLEKDYLDYRLKKIVLPELIDVGYQGEAGLREMILKAGDLLKEQEYADLLKYIEEFKLHLAKDDGLIVYGEEEVRNALEMGMVAVLIISEEREDVEQWLELAKKGGAKALVLSSDVPESEWFNKTFNGLAGILRVRLYS, encoded by the coding sequence ATGCGCGTGGATAAGCAAAAGCTTAGAGAAATAGTTAGGGAGCTTAAAAAGTGGAAGGCACATGCTACAATCCTGCTCAGCCTGTACGTCCCTCCTGGAAGACCCGTTAGCGATGTCTTAAACATGCTGAGGCAGGAGCTATCCATCACAGACAACATTAAGCTGAAGAAGACCAAGTCTGCTGTTCAAAGAGCTCTCTCAATGGCTATAGACAGGCTCAGCAAGATCCCGAAGATCCCGGACAAGGGGCTGGTGTTGTTCGCCGGCGAGAACCCGGATACCGGGGAATCAATACTGGTAATGCTGATCCCTCCGGAGGAGGTTCCAGTATATTTCTACAGAACCGATAAGCACTTCCACACAGAGTTTCTCGAGGAGATGGTTTCCGAGTCCAACATCATTGGGCTTCTCCTCATAGAAAGGGATGCGGCAACGATCGGCATGCTTAAAGGAAACAGGCTGAAGATTGTCGAGGAGCTTGAGGACTACATCCCTGGTAAGCATGAGAAGGGTGGTCAGAGCCAGCGGAGGTACGACAGGATTATTGAGCAAATGGTTGAAGAGTTTTACAAGAGGGTTGGAGAGCATGCTAACAGAGTCTTCCTACCACTTCACGAGCAGGGGAAGTTGAAGGGGATTCTAGTAGGCGGCCCAGCCTATGCGAAGTACGACTTCCTGGAGAAGGACTACCTGGATTACAGGCTGAAGAAGATTGTCCTGCCGGAGCTGATAGATGTAGGGTATCAGGGTGAGGCAGGCCTCAGGGAAATGATCTTGAAGGCTGGAGACCTGCTGAAGGAGCAGGAGTATGCAGATCTTTTAAAATACATTGAAGAGTTCAAACTACACCTAGCAAAGGACGACGGGCTTATCGTGTACGGTGAGGAAGAGGTTAGGAATGCTCTGGAGATGGGGATGGTTGCAGTGCTGATTATTAGTGAGGAGCGCGAGGATGTTGAGCAGTGGCTAGAGCTGGCTAAGAAGGGCGGGGCTAAGGCGCTGGTTCTCAGCAGTGATGTTCCAGAATCAGAATGGTTTAACAAGACATTCAACGGGTTAGCAGGTATTCTCCGCGTAAGACTATACAGTTAA
- a CDS encoding phosphate signaling complex PhoU family protein, producing the protein MPNIERRKVQKTGSSSFIITLPKEWVDAVKLKSGDHVYVYEYEGKLVIIPPEMEVFQSQSTIKVSADIPTEQVFRMLVAAYLSGYSNITILFDPSLPNLAKRVSDIKNLARVKLAGVEVVEESYNAVTFKILLNIKELPIVSALRRLHLIVNNMLQDGVEALLSNNRNLAEAVIQRDDEADRFHHMIVRELSMALIDVRVQHELGLSNIIEAMNYRIIARNLERIADHATNIAKRLLRTEKIARVDMVENISYKALEIFNKAMEALYSQSRRGAEEVIQGAKEVVEQIDKVLYEDIIPAKMEEREKAFLVMVCDSLRRIVRYSNGIAEASLNIKASKSPEIEVK; encoded by the coding sequence ATGCCCAATATAGAGAGAAGGAAGGTTCAAAAAACAGGCTCATCATCGTTTATAATCACACTTCCAAAAGAGTGGGTTGACGCTGTTAAGCTGAAAAGCGGCGATCACGTATATGTCTACGAGTACGAGGGGAAGCTCGTAATAATACCGCCTGAAATGGAGGTGTTTCAATCACAGTCAACAATCAAGGTTTCAGCAGACATCCCGACGGAGCAGGTTTTCAGAATGCTGGTCGCGGCTTACTTATCCGGCTACAGCAATATCACAATACTTTTCGACCCCAGCTTGCCCAATCTCGCAAAGAGAGTCAGCGATATAAAGAACCTTGCAAGGGTGAAGCTCGCAGGCGTCGAGGTTGTCGAGGAATCCTACAACGCTGTAACTTTCAAAATACTGCTGAATATTAAGGAGCTCCCAATAGTGAGTGCTCTCCGCAGGCTACATTTAATTGTGAACAATATGCTGCAGGACGGGGTGGAGGCGTTACTGAGCAATAACAGGAACCTGGCTGAAGCAGTCATTCAGAGAGATGACGAGGCAGACAGGTTCCATCACATGATAGTTAGGGAGCTGTCAATGGCTTTAATCGATGTCAGAGTCCAGCACGAACTAGGCCTTTCAAACATTATCGAAGCAATGAACTACAGGATTATAGCCAGGAACCTTGAGAGAATAGCTGATCACGCCACCAACATTGCTAAAAGATTATTGAGAACTGAGAAAATAGCTAGAGTAGACATGGTTGAAAACATTTCATACAAGGCCCTGGAAATATTCAACAAGGCAATGGAGGCTTTATACAGCCAGAGTAGAAGAGGTGCTGAAGAAGTCATCCAGGGCGCGAAAGAGGTTGTCGAGCAGATAGACAAGGTTCTATACGAGGATATAATCCCGGCTAAAATGGAGGAGCGTGAGAAAGCATTCCTAGTAATGGTATGCGACAGTTTAAGAAGGATCGTAAGATACTCTAATGGGATAGCAGAGGCTTCCCTGAACATTAAAGCTTCTAAATCACCCGAGATAGAGGTTAAATAG
- a CDS encoding family 1 glycosylhydrolase has product MGSASRLDWLGVNYYSRVVFQFVNGKPVLKPGYGYTCTPRGYSPAGNPCSDFGWEAYPEGLYLLLKELFNRYRVDLIVTENGVSDSRDALRPAYLVSHVYNVWKAVNEGIPVKGYLHWSLTDNYEWAQGFRQRFGLVMVDFKTKKRYLRPSALVFREIARTNGIPEELEHLVMMQ; this is encoded by the coding sequence GTGGGCAGCGCTAGCCGGCTCGACTGGCTGGGCGTTAACTACTACAGTCGTGTAGTCTTCCAATTCGTCAACGGCAAGCCAGTTTTAAAACCCGGATACGGGTACACCTGCACTCCCAGAGGATACAGCCCTGCTGGAAACCCGTGCAGCGATTTCGGATGGGAGGCTTATCCTGAAGGACTCTACCTACTGTTGAAAGAACTCTTCAACCGTTACAGAGTCGACTTGATCGTGACTGAGAACGGGGTTTCAGATAGTAGGGATGCGTTAAGACCTGCATACCTTGTCTCCCACGTCTACAACGTGTGGAAAGCAGTAAACGAGGGAATACCTGTGAAAGGCTATCTCCACTGGAGCCTGACAGACAATTACGAGTGGGCCCAGGGGTTCAGGCAGAGGTTTGGACTAGTCATGGTCGACTTTAAAACAAAGAAAAGATATCTCCGCCCTAGCGCTCTAGTGTTCCGTGAGATAGCGAGAACTAATGGAATACCGGAGGAGCTGGAGCATCTCGTAATGATGCAGTAA
- a CDS encoding extracellular solute-binding protein, producing MGILKTSLLVGILVIAIIIVAVAAYYLTQPPAKEVTIVILSPEWEPGKIMEQMAADFTAYAQEKLGYKVNVKFDFTPWGTYYTRVTSIMTAKSSEVDIIFADSQWLGELYEGGHIISLKDYILNDPDLKYAVLNDTFENLVYFYTAYPQGSDNYVAIPGYADATPLLYFRTDLFNHPDERAAFRARYGYDLPTTLEEWKNLDWVQLKDIAEFFTRKAGETLAGKTLTEDFYGLALVLSRDYDYISCFFLSVFWSWGAELWDPVTKNPVNYINSTKAKEALTFFVDLTNYMPPGPATFDYDKVISLYAQGRVAMTILWPSMAPALFDPNTSRVYNATGVAIQPHHNGTRYTTLGGQPLVISSYSKNKEEAKLFLKWFYTVAYKEYSMRVGFTARKSVAQDPEFLDSKPWARVFTEAVKYAKDFWNVPFYGRLLEVQQLYLNMAVAREVSPAEALDIIAQRQWEIIQEYK from the coding sequence GTGGGTATATTGAAAACATCCCTGCTAGTGGGTATTCTAGTTATAGCTATTATTATTGTCGCTGTTGCCGCCTACTATTTGACGCAACCTCCAGCTAAGGAAGTAACCATCGTTATTCTAAGCCCTGAATGGGAGCCTGGTAAGATAATGGAGCAGATGGCAGCGGATTTCACGGCTTATGCTCAGGAGAAGCTTGGGTATAAGGTTAACGTTAAATTCGACTTCACTCCATGGGGTACCTATTACACGCGTGTAACAAGCATTATGACTGCTAAGAGTAGCGAGGTAGACATTATTTTCGCTGATAGTCAATGGCTTGGAGAGCTGTATGAAGGAGGCCACATAATATCTTTAAAGGACTACATACTCAACGATCCTGATCTCAAGTATGCGGTTCTGAACGATACTTTCGAGAACCTTGTATACTTCTACACTGCTTACCCACAGGGCAGTGACAACTACGTGGCAATACCCGGGTATGCTGATGCAACCCCTCTCCTATACTTCAGGACAGACCTCTTCAACCACCCGGATGAGAGAGCCGCGTTCAGGGCTAGGTACGGGTACGATCTGCCGACAACTTTGGAGGAGTGGAAGAACTTAGACTGGGTTCAGTTAAAAGACATTGCAGAGTTCTTTACAAGGAAGGCTGGTGAGACATTGGCAGGGAAAACGTTGACAGAGGACTTCTACGGCTTAGCCCTCGTATTGTCCAGGGACTACGATTACATCTCATGCTTTTTCCTGAGCGTGTTCTGGAGCTGGGGAGCGGAGCTATGGGATCCTGTAACTAAGAACCCGGTTAACTATATCAACAGCACTAAGGCTAAGGAGGCTTTAACATTCTTCGTCGACCTCACCAACTACATGCCGCCGGGCCCTGCAACCTTCGACTACGACAAGGTCATATCCCTTTATGCACAAGGTAGGGTTGCAATGACGATTCTATGGCCATCAATGGCCCCGGCATTGTTCGACCCCAACACATCCAGGGTTTATAATGCAACCGGGGTGGCAATACAGCCTCATCACAACGGCACGAGGTATACCACGCTGGGAGGCCAGCCATTAGTGATAAGCTCGTACTCGAAGAATAAGGAGGAGGCTAAGCTGTTCCTGAAATGGTTCTACACTGTCGCTTACAAGGAGTACTCTATGAGAGTGGGGTTCACCGCGAGGAAGTCGGTGGCGCAGGATCCCGAGTTCCTTGACTCGAAGCCGTGGGCAAGAGTTTTCACCGAGGCTGTGAAGTATGCGAAAGACTTCTGGAACGTCCCGTTCTATGGGCGGCTGCTGGAGGTTCAGCAGCTGTATTTGAACATGGCTGTTGCAAGGGAGGTTTCCCCTGCTGAGGCTTTGGATATTATTGCGCAGAGGCAGTGGGAGATTATACAGGAGTACAAGTAG
- a CDS encoding carbohydrate ABC transporter permease, with the protein MARFYLKRGKMVNPWLLILPAFLVLLVFNIFPLIWSLGISFHRFSIIIRETPRYVGGLNYITMLTSPEAWDRLQRTGTFLFYSLLFQFGIALTVALLMFEDFKGKRTLLTVFMIPLMIAPIASALFFRYMFDENLGPVNNFLESVLGTRVLWFSNEISPLGIPYSLLTVITVETWIWTPFITFLLIAGISSIPGDLIEQSRVDSLRFRYKFRYMILPYIKPMLAIALIFRFMDALKTFDSIYVLTAGGPGSTTELISVYIYKLAFERWDFGSATAMSYLVLVVVIFMTNVFMRYVLGGEKE; encoded by the coding sequence TTGGCGCGCTTCTATTTGAAGCGAGGAAAAATGGTGAACCCGTGGCTGCTAATACTTCCAGCTTTCCTGGTTTTGCTAGTTTTCAATATTTTCCCGCTTATATGGAGCCTAGGCATTTCCTTCCACAGGTTCTCAATAATTATTAGGGAAACGCCTAGGTATGTCGGCGGCTTAAACTATATTACAATGCTAACTAGCCCTGAGGCATGGGACAGGTTGCAGAGGACTGGCACCTTCCTCTTCTATTCCCTCCTCTTCCAATTCGGCATAGCTTTAACAGTAGCACTCCTCATGTTCGAGGATTTCAAGGGGAAGAGAACACTGCTCACGGTTTTCATGATACCGTTGATGATCGCGCCCATAGCCTCAGCATTATTCTTCAGGTACATGTTTGATGAAAACCTTGGACCAGTAAACAACTTCCTGGAATCAGTCCTCGGCACACGGGTCTTATGGTTCAGCAACGAGATCAGCCCTCTAGGAATCCCCTATTCATTGCTAACAGTGATAACGGTTGAAACATGGATATGGACTCCTTTCATAACCTTCCTCCTGATAGCGGGCATAAGCTCCATCCCAGGCGACCTGATAGAGCAGAGCAGGGTTGATTCTCTAAGATTCCGGTACAAGTTCAGATACATGATACTTCCCTACATCAAGCCCATGCTAGCCATAGCGTTAATCTTCAGATTCATGGATGCGTTGAAAACATTCGACTCCATTTACGTCTTAACTGCCGGGGGCCCGGGCTCTACAACGGAGTTAATATCGGTTTACATTTACAAGCTCGCTTTCGAAAGATGGGATTTTGGTTCTGCAACGGCGATGAGCTACCTGGTCCTTGTCGTGGTGATTTTCATGACGAATGTTTTCATGAGATACGTTCTCGGAGGTGAGAAGGAGTGA
- a CDS encoding carbohydrate ABC transporter permease: MRDYRRETRVYKIRKYLKLGILITIVVIYLLPIYGMFNLAFRPRAEMFTGFFVITQPTLENFVEAYEYGAYSAIVNSAIITAGGVGLALALAVLASYAFSRFKVKGKNLLMFYILSTRMMPPITLIIPIFIMYYTVGLKGTYLGLILVYGMMALPLSVWMTKSFIDDVPKDIDEAAMIDGHSTMYILFKIVLPMVIPGIAASAAFAAITIWNEFLFALLLSGIDTKPTSVLLSSIRGERGFNWGRVAAIEVIYIIPIIILVFWLQKHMLRGLTFGTVRR, from the coding sequence GTGAGGGATTATAGGAGGGAGACACGGGTCTACAAGATTCGCAAATACCTGAAGCTGGGGATTCTAATCACTATTGTGGTTATCTACCTGCTCCCAATCTACGGGATGTTCAACCTTGCCTTCCGCCCCAGGGCTGAAATGTTCACCGGGTTCTTCGTCATAACGCAGCCTACCTTAGAGAACTTCGTAGAAGCATATGAGTACGGTGCTTACTCAGCGATAGTGAACTCAGCAATCATAACGGCTGGCGGAGTAGGCTTGGCGCTGGCCCTCGCCGTTCTCGCATCATATGCTTTCTCAAGGTTTAAGGTGAAAGGTAAGAACCTCCTAATGTTCTACATCTTATCGACAAGAATGATGCCTCCTATAACACTGATAATCCCCATCTTCATAATGTACTATACTGTAGGGTTGAAAGGCACATACCTCGGGTTAATCCTAGTATACGGAATGATGGCTCTCCCCCTATCGGTTTGGATGACGAAGAGCTTCATAGATGACGTGCCCAAGGATATTGATGAAGCCGCGATGATAGATGGGCATTCAACAATGTACATCTTATTCAAAATAGTGCTACCGATGGTTATCCCCGGGATAGCGGCATCAGCAGCCTTCGCCGCGATAACCATATGGAACGAGTTCCTCTTCGCACTGCTCCTCAGCGGAATAGACACCAAGCCAACCTCAGTACTGCTGAGCAGTATAAGAGGGGAAAGGGGCTTCAACTGGGGCAGGGTTGCTGCCATAGAAGTAATATACATTATCCCGATAATAATACTGGTCTTCTGGCTTCAGAAACACATGCTGCGAGGACTCACTTTTGGAACAGTGAGGAGATAG
- a CDS encoding ABC transporter ATP-binding protein, whose amino-acid sequence MEKALIVSEIVKKIRGKEVLKNVSFEVEKGQLLVLLGPPGSGKTTLLKIIAGLEKQDSGSIYINGVRVDETPPYERKVSMVFETLALYSHMTVYENIASPMVAEKKPKDFIDKRVREIAGILRIEHLLDRRADKLSGGERQRVAVARALAKEAEIYLLDEPFSNLDAKIRYALRTEFKKLKTILGKTLVLATSDPLDALALGDAVVFIEKGEVVQRSTPVELYYKPSRLDIARYLTGKILNEVIVKKKAEGGKTVIMSELDIAISESVLRDLQEIPAENIVLASHPDTAIIEKSVENCDGLKLKGRFLGYEYRGSEFLVFAEYKNHLFKALKYEKPLIDFNEPVEVCISREGLNFYNLDTGALVR is encoded by the coding sequence ATGGAGAAAGCCTTGATCGTCTCAGAGATTGTTAAAAAGATTAGGGGCAAGGAGGTGTTGAAAAACGTTTCATTCGAAGTGGAGAAAGGCCAGTTGCTGGTGCTACTGGGGCCGCCTGGCTCCGGGAAAACAACGCTCTTAAAAATCATAGCCGGCTTGGAGAAGCAGGATTCAGGCAGCATCTACATTAATGGTGTTAGAGTTGATGAAACTCCCCCATATGAGAGAAAAGTCTCCATGGTTTTCGAAACACTAGCGCTTTACTCGCACATGACGGTTTACGAGAACATCGCGTCTCCTATGGTAGCGGAGAAGAAGCCCAAGGATTTCATTGACAAGAGGGTAAGAGAGATAGCGGGTATTTTGAGGATAGAGCACCTCTTGGATAGGAGAGCGGACAAGCTCAGCGGGGGCGAGAGGCAGAGGGTTGCAGTAGCACGGGCCCTTGCTAAGGAAGCGGAGATATATCTGCTGGATGAACCGTTCTCGAATCTTGATGCTAAGATACGGTATGCTTTGAGAACAGAGTTTAAGAAGCTTAAAACAATACTTGGTAAGACGCTCGTATTAGCAACCTCAGACCCCCTGGATGCTCTGGCGTTAGGGGATGCTGTTGTTTTCATTGAAAAAGGCGAGGTGGTTCAGAGGAGCACACCAGTTGAACTATACTACAAGCCTTCAAGGCTCGACATAGCAAGGTACTTAACCGGTAAGATTCTCAACGAGGTAATCGTGAAAAAGAAGGCAGAGGGCGGTAAAACAGTAATAATGAGTGAGCTGGACATTGCAATATCAGAGAGTGTTTTAAGAGATCTCCAGGAAATCCCAGCAGAGAACATAGTGTTAGCCTCCCACCCCGATACCGCCATCATTGAGAAATCAGTTGAGAATTGCGACGGCTTAAAGTTGAAGGGGAGGTTTCTCGGATACGAGTACAGGGGTAGCGAGTTCCTCGTTTTCGCAGAGTACAAGAATCACTTGTTCAAAGCCTTGAAGTACGAGAAACCCCTCATAGATTTCAACGAACCAGTCGAGGTTTGCATCAGCAGGGAGGGATTAAACTTCTACAACCTCGACACCGGGGCATTAGTGAGGTGA
- a CDS encoding ABC transporter ATP-binding protein, which yields MVSVRIDNVSKSFGSVQALRNVSLEISNGEFFAILGPSGCGKTTLLRIIAGLEKPTKGRVLFDEIDVTDVPAEIRDVSMVFQFYALYPTTVFNNIALPLRSRGLSPSETRERVVEIAKLVGIESILNAHVDRLSVADKQKVALARAIAKEPQLYLLDEPLTILDPVSRVIMRAELKRIQKELKQTIIYVTHDQIEALTLADKIAVMNFGVVEQVGTSSEVYDHPESVFVGWFLGEPGMNFVEASVEQDSLRIGGKPVLSERRILEDLKSKGYEKVLTGFRAEHVKISKTPVTRLDGVAVIEGVVRVIEFMGTYYVVDVESDSAEFKVKMDPRIFSNLSIGEGERVWCSIPLDKILFFDPDSSKRIDVGGGSG from the coding sequence ATGGTTAGTGTTAGAATAGATAATGTTTCAAAATCCTTCGGAAGCGTTCAGGCCTTGAGAAATGTTTCCCTGGAGATAAGCAATGGAGAGTTCTTCGCTATTCTAGGCCCCAGCGGGTGTGGGAAAACAACTCTTTTAAGAATAATAGCCGGGCTGGAAAAACCGACCAAGGGAAGGGTTCTATTTGACGAAATAGACGTTACCGATGTGCCTGCAGAGATTCGCGATGTCTCCATGGTTTTCCAGTTCTACGCTCTCTATCCAACCACGGTTTTCAACAATATCGCCTTACCTTTAAGGTCGAGAGGGCTTAGCCCTAGCGAAACACGTGAAAGAGTGGTGGAGATCGCTAAGCTAGTCGGGATTGAAAGCATACTCAACGCTCACGTTGACAGGTTAAGTGTTGCTGATAAGCAGAAGGTTGCACTGGCCAGGGCGATCGCTAAGGAGCCGCAACTATACCTTTTGGACGAACCATTAACCATCCTAGACCCGGTTTCGAGAGTGATTATGAGAGCTGAGTTGAAAAGGATTCAGAAAGAGCTTAAGCAAACAATAATATACGTTACCCATGACCAAATAGAGGCTTTAACCCTCGCGGACAAGATTGCAGTAATGAACTTCGGAGTTGTAGAGCAGGTTGGAACCTCGTCGGAAGTTTACGATCATCCAGAATCTGTTTTCGTTGGATGGTTCCTTGGCGAGCCGGGCATGAACTTCGTCGAGGCAAGTGTTGAGCAGGACTCCTTGAGAATAGGCGGAAAACCGGTTTTAAGCGAGAGGAGAATACTGGAGGATTTGAAGAGCAAAGGTTATGAGAAGGTTTTAACAGGATTCCGCGCCGAGCACGTCAAGATTTCCAAAACCCCTGTCACGAGGCTGGATGGTGTTGCAGTCATTGAAGGGGTTGTCAGAGTTATCGAATTCATGGGAACCTACTATGTTGTAGATGTTGAGTCGGATAGCGCAGAATTTAAAGTGAAAATGGATCCAAGGATCTTCTCCAACTTATCGATCGGGGAGGGTGAAAGAGTCTGGTGTTCCATACCGTTAGACAAAATACTTTTCTTCGACCCCGACAGTAGTAAAAGGATTGACGTAGGTGGTGGCAGTGGTTAA
- a CDS encoding Gfo/Idh/MocA family protein — MGGNNSLRIGFLGSGFVAKFHARAFKMVRNAEISAVYSRSQESAKSLASFIESLGFKRPKIYTDMHEFASDKDIDAVWIMLPNNLHLEATRIIAEEVVQGKSSIKAVAIEKPLARNMKEANEMIRLVEKAGLLHGYLENQVFMPSVIKGKEVVWSIGAKYSGRPYLSRAAEEHSGPHNSWFWVPSISGGGVLIDMACHSIEASRHLLLDPSKPKSSLKPVEIYGETAFLKWVKQPYADDLKKRFNVDFLEEPAEDYALTVVKYRDEDGNEVVTEARTSWSFVGAGLRLTFEVLGPEYSLSINTLQPELFTFISRNIKIPASEEFVEKQNAEQGLMPVLPDEAFTYGYQAEDAHMVESFLAGKLPYENWYDGRLVVELMMHAYLSAEKGSRIRYDPSSVEDYTPFVARKTK, encoded by the coding sequence ATGGGAGGAAACAATTCTCTGAGAATAGGATTCCTCGGCTCAGGATTTGTTGCAAAATTCCATGCCCGAGCTTTTAAAATGGTGAGAAACGCGGAGATATCAGCCGTTTACTCGAGAAGCCAGGAGTCTGCTAAATCACTAGCCTCGTTCATAGAGTCGCTCGGGTTTAAGCGTCCTAAGATATACACAGACATGCACGAGTTTGCTTCAGATAAAGATATTGACGCTGTGTGGATAATGCTTCCCAACAACCTGCATCTTGAGGCTACGAGGATTATTGCTGAGGAAGTCGTCCAGGGCAAGAGCAGCATTAAAGCCGTAGCTATCGAGAAACCCTTGGCCAGGAACATGAAGGAGGCTAATGAAATGATCAGGCTTGTCGAGAAGGCAGGCCTCCTTCACGGCTACTTGGAAAACCAGGTCTTCATGCCGTCTGTTATCAAGGGGAAGGAAGTAGTCTGGAGCATCGGAGCAAAGTACTCGGGAAGACCTTACCTTTCAAGAGCTGCGGAGGAGCATTCCGGACCGCACAATTCATGGTTCTGGGTTCCCAGCATATCGGGCGGGGGAGTATTAATAGATATGGCATGCCACAGTATAGAAGCCTCTAGGCACCTACTACTAGACCCGTCCAAGCCTAAGAGCTCGCTGAAGCCGGTGGAAATCTATGGTGAAACAGCGTTCCTGAAATGGGTTAAGCAGCCTTACGCGGATGATTTGAAGAAAAGGTTTAACGTTGACTTCCTTGAGGAGCCTGCCGAGGATTACGCGTTGACCGTGGTTAAATACAGGGATGAAGACGGCAACGAGGTTGTAACCGAGGCGAGGACCTCGTGGTCGTTCGTGGGCGCTGGATTAAGGCTCACCTTTGAAGTGCTGGGCCCGGAGTACAGTTTATCAATCAATACTCTCCAGCCTGAACTGTTCACATTCATAAGCAGGAACATTAAGATACCGGCTAGTGAGGAGTTTGTTGAGAAACAGAACGCGGAGCAAGGATTGATGCCTGTCCTACCCGACGAGGCCTTCACCTATGGGTATCAGGCTGAAGACGCCCACATGGTTGAATCCTTCCTAGCCGGTAAACTCCCCTATGAGAACTGGTATGACGGGAGGCTTGTAGTAGAGTTAATGATGCACGCATATCTATCAGCTGAGAAAGGTTCAAGAATCCGGTACGACCCCTCTTCCGTAGAGGATTATACCCCATTCGTTGCAAGGAAAACAAAGTAG
- a CDS encoding ABC transporter permease, with product MIDAQAIVNILIQTSYAATPLLLAAVGEIIGERAGIVNIGLEGIMLISGFASIVFAYMFQSPFAGVVAGVLIGGFIGLLHALITAYLKGDHVISGIGINLFASGFVPYGVEAVWGVRGYFTIPASLKVPRIPGTDLSPIFLASLILALGSYWVLFKTPYGLILRACGEEPRAAESTGVKIELTQALASTITGLFTGLAGAFLAIDWLSSITKNLPAGRGFISLAIVNFANWNPLLGVVGSYLFGFFWVLIGWLKLTPLKEMIPLPLMETIPYIATLAVTAGVIGRARPPRFTGRPYRRE from the coding sequence ATGATTGATGCTCAGGCAATAGTTAACATACTAATCCAAACCTCCTATGCTGCAACCCCGTTACTCCTGGCTGCTGTAGGGGAAATAATCGGGGAGAGAGCAGGAATTGTAAACATCGGCTTAGAAGGCATAATGCTCATCTCAGGCTTTGCCTCAATAGTGTTCGCATACATGTTTCAATCACCGTTTGCCGGGGTGGTTGCAGGGGTTTTAATAGGAGGGTTTATTGGGCTGTTACATGCTTTAATCACTGCCTACTTAAAGGGCGACCATGTAATTAGCGGTATAGGTATAAACCTTTTCGCATCCGGCTTCGTGCCATACGGGGTTGAGGCGGTATGGGGTGTTAGAGGATACTTCACAATCCCCGCAAGCCTCAAGGTTCCCCGAATACCTGGGACAGACCTGTCCCCAATATTTCTCGCTAGTTTAATACTAGCACTAGGGTCTTACTGGGTATTGTTTAAAACACCCTACGGGTTGATTTTAAGAGCCTGCGGTGAGGAGCCCAGGGCTGCTGAGTCGACAGGGGTGAAAATAGAGCTGACCCAAGCCCTTGCCTCCACGATTACGGGATTATTCACAGGGCTGGCTGGGGCTTTCCTAGCCATAGACTGGCTGTCCTCGATAACCAAGAACCTTCCCGCGGGTAGAGGGTTCATATCGCTGGCTATTGTTAACTTCGCCAACTGGAACCCCCTGCTTGGGGTGGTTGGGAGCTACTTATTCGGCTTCTTCTGGGTTTTGATAGGGTGGTTGAAGCTTACTCCATTGAAAGAGATGATACCGTTGCCTTTGATGGAGACCATACCCTACATTGCTACCCTCGCTGTCACCGCGGGAGTTATAGGTAGAGCCAGGCCTCCCAGGTTTACCGGAAGACCTTATAGGAGGGAGTAG